The Cryptococcus gattii WM276 chromosome D, complete sequence region TCAAGACTCAGGGAAGATTTGAGTGGGACATTATCGAAGATCAAAGAAGCCGTAAAGGACGGGAGAACAGTCTGTTGTGAGTTCGCTGGGTAATGAGTCACTTTAGTCTGATAGGATCGTCAGTGGAATCAACGCCTCCTTGGCTCGAAAGGGTTGCTCCCATTAAAGAAGCCGCTTCATACAATGCTGATGCTGAAAAACAAGTGGTGAAGCTTGCAGAAGAAGTGAAGGATATGTTAAAAGAAATCAAAATAAGGGTAAGTTATCGATATTTCCATTTTATACGGAGCTTATACAATTGCTGATGTGCTGTCCAGGATCAAAGCCTGCAAGAGTCTGGAATGAAAGTGGAAACcttggagagaagattggAGGCCTCCCGCAAACAAGTGAGTATCCATGGCACCGTTGATGGAAGGTAAACTAAACTGTCTGACCATCGACCAGGCcgacatcatcatcgaGCTGGAAAATGACGTTGCCAAGGCGAGAAAGCAGGAGAAAGTTTATGAGGATGCCATTGAACAACTACAAGCCGAACAGGATGCATTAGAGGTTGAGAACGCCAGGCTTCGAAAAGGTCAAGGGCCAAGCAAGGATAGGCAAGGTGAGATCATTTCTATCTCGTTCCCTGCTTTGGCGCTGATGAATTCCCCTAGAAAATGGTGTATCCGCAACACCTGGATTTGGAGGAGATCCAGTAATTATAGGTAGTGGTGCGGGCCTTGAATCATCCCAACTGGCTGAACAGGTTGAGAGCCTCAAGGGTGCTGTTCGCTTTTTGCGCTCCGAAAATGCCCTGCTTAAATCTGGGGAGCTCTACAACGACATCCACTCTCTGTCTGCTTTGCAATACCGCTCTGAACCTCAGATGCCTGACCTCGTCCCCTCCAATATCCCCACTTCTCCTTCTAGCTCAGAATCATCCCTACCAACCACACCTATGCACTCTTCTATGCGATCGTTACCGATGACGAAGCATATCATTGAAGTGGAATCGCGTATTCTTCTCCATCAAATGGCCAAATTCCAAGCAAATGCCAAGGTTGTGGACATTTCGAGCCTtggaggaaaggaagggTGGAAAAGTAGAAAGAATGCGCCTGAGTTACAATACAGAGAgtggaaaaaaaaggagaagaggttAGAAAAGAAACTCGAAGGATTGATTGGAAGATCAAAGGGACTAAGTGGATTGTAGGAAATGATGTGGTTTGGGCAGCGTGACGTTACTGTCACTGTTGATGACTGTCCAAATTAAACTATATGGAAGAATACTCATCGGCTGTAGTTGGTTATGATGACTTTCACGATGTACGGTTAGTATTCGGGCCCTCCTTcaaaaaaaagaaaacagAGTATAAAGCATTGCCCCATCATCATTAATATCATCATTTGTTTCATTTCCACTTACTTCTATCTGTTACATGCTTTTCCTTACCACGGGCCTTCTGGTAATAATATTCTTCTTGTATCGAACAACAGTTAGTCGCATTGCAAGTAGTAGTGACTGTGATGATAATAATGACTGTGTTGGGCGGGCCGAGCCGTCCAGagctgatgatgagggGCAGCATCATCGTAAATTATGGTGCAGCAACGAGCATCCAGGGCTGGAACACAAGCACGCAAGAAGCATCATGCATGATGGAGCAGAAACGATAATATAAATACGTAATATCTGATGATAGCACTTTGCATAGGTCGTCCGTCGCTGGAATTTCAGGGACACTGCTTAAGGCTCGATCTAGGCTACTTATGACGTCAAGGCAAAGTGGAGGTCATGAGATTGGAATGACGGTTGTCTTCCACAGCATAAATAGTATAATTGGACGTATCCCCTTATGCCACGCTATATAAAGGCCGTCCCACAGATCTTCTCCCTCATCGCTACTGCATTCTCAATACTTTTTGCCCATACAACACAACAGCAACCACCACAATGCTCCGACAGACTTCTATCCGATTAGCTTCCACAGCTGCCCCTACTCGTGCCGTCCTTGTAAGTCCTTCGACCAGCACGTCTTCAGAGTGGAACTAACAGGGTAGCAAGCGGTCCAAGGCTCACTTCAGACCCCCTCAGTCCCAATACAACGGCCTCCGAGCTGTCCGACGTACTTATGCCACTGATGTTCCTCCCCCTTCACAACCTTCAGGGGGCAGTGGTGGTAGCAACGGCCCCATGTTCTTGGTTCTCGCAGCCATAGTTGGTCTGGGTGCAGGAGGCTATTACTACTTGAAGCCTGTTCGAGACGTCGCTGCTATTACTCACCAGTCGATCGACTCCATAAAAGACAATGCCTCCAGTCTGGTGAGCTCCTCATGTTATGCAGCTAACAAGTAATGGAAGTTGACCATGGACGTAGGGCGATCTTGCAGGCTATGCCAAATCTATGCTTCCCCCTGGTGCTTTCGCCCTCTACTCTCACCTTTCTAAGCAGGAAGGTGGTATCAATGgtttcctctcttctttaAAGGATAAAGATTTGAAGGAGGTCCTTGAGGAATTAAAGAAGGCCGGCGGTGACGACGTCAAGCGCATTGTCGAGAAGGTGCAGAAGAAGGTCGATGAGGCGAAGGGTAACGTTGAAAAGGTTGACTGGAAGGGTCTCGCTCAAGACTTGAAGGGTGAGCTGCCAGAGGGCAGCCAAAGGGTTGTCGATGTGAGTTTTCCCTTTTTCTCTATTGCATGTTACTCAACTAACAAATAACTAGATGTTGATCGGTCGAATACCCGACAAGGCCGACATTGAGAATTTGGTCAAGAAAGCGAAGTCTATTGGAGATGAACAGCTTAAACAGTTCGAGGAAGCAGCGAACAAGGTGTGGCAGAAGGTCGAGCAAGCCAAGAAGGATAAGAAGAGTCAAGCCGACGCTTTGCTCAGCGGTCTCAAAGAAGGTTAGTCTATTCCCAATACCGCTCATGAGTGTCATGATTTACTAACTTCACAATTCATAGCTGCTCCTGCTGACGTCGACTCTCTTATAAAGCAGCTTAAGGACGTTGCAAAGAAGGCGGGCTTGCCTGCCGACACTACTGAGGCTTGgttgaagagcaaggtTGAGGATGGCAAGTTGGATGCTGACGCATTCGTAAGTTGCTTCAATACCTTGCTGTCCGGAATGGAATAAGGCTAACAAAATACACAGGCCAAGCAGGTTGAGGGCAAACTTAAGACCGCGGCCAAGTTCATTCCCGGTGAACCCAAGGACCTGGTCCAACAGGTTGAGCAAGTTAGCCCTTCCCTGGCTAAGCTCGTTTCCCAAGCCCTTCAACAAGCAGGCGTGTCTGATGAGAAGGGCAACAAGAAAGTGTAACCACCATATGTAATAGCACTCTTTAAATGCCAATTCATTATGTATCCCTTAACAATATGATCCATGTCATCTGTTGTCTATTTCATGTCCAAGGACTCCAATGCTTCCAGCCTTCTCGACACTTCCTTCCTGAGAATCTTGGCCTTTTGCTGTACTAATGCCTCCTCAATTTCATCGCCTTGTCTGGCTGCCGCGAGCACTCTGTCGAAAAGGTTATACGGAAGACAAACAGCGTTAGATTTTCCTTTGGGTAGAAGCTCGGGAGGTGTGACCTGCGATATTTGCGTCAGCGAGCTATGTGTGGAAAATTATGTGGGCCCTATTACCTGTCGTAGGTTCTCTATCGACCAATCCAAAGCTTCAGACACCCATCCCCATCTGAGTGCTCTTCCTATCCATCCTTCAGCGTTTCTTTCCATTTCCCACTGCACCAGCCAAGAAGGCATGTTCCATCCTTGTCTCTTGTCCTTGTTTAGCTGGAAAAGGGTATCGGCCACAGCTTCTCTGTACCTCCAGTTAGTATGAGAGGAGTCGTGTCGCTGAAGCGCAACTCGAAGATAATGCAAAGCTAAAGTTGCAGGAGGGCCCTGTAGACGGGAAGTTACGGGGGAGATCTGGAGGAAAGCAGCGGCGGAGATGTCACTACTGATATGTTAACAACAATTCTTGGTGTAGAATGCAAATCAACTACCTACCCAGCATGTTCTTGTAATCTGGAAAGCTCTACACATCGGGAGGCGAGACTCTGGAAGAGATCGGTCATGTCCACCTTCAGTGAAGACGCTGCAGACTGAGCGATATCGTACATCCCTCGCTGAACGAAAAGGCCAACAATCTCCTGTGGAGATATCGCGACACCTACATCTAGCTCAATATGCCAAATCCACAAAAGCAGAACATAAAATAGTACTAACTGTGGTCATACATTTCTGGAATGTGACTTGATATTCTCAGTTGTGACAAAACAACAGTGTATTCCATTTCGATGTCCTCTAATGTTATGATGTCGACGGGGGATTTGCCCTTTGTAAACTCTTCTTCAGGTATATAGGATGACATTTTCCGTCTCTTTACACCCTATTTTTCAGATGAGCACATGTTGTACTATGTGAGGGCAAAGAAATTCACTTTGAGAGACTTAGAGGGGGCTCCAGGAACAGAAATCCAGGCATTACGCTTTTCGATTAACGATAAAGCATTGATGGCGGCAAGATAGCTCCGCGCTTGCATGGCAGAAAGCTCAAAGATTGGATACTTCGAACTGCTCCCTTCTGCAAAACGGCGTCCCTGGAGATACATAACTTCGCCAGCTACCAAAGTGGATCAGCTACTATGCTTTACAGTCATTTGCTTAACTCACCGCTTCTGTAATCTCCTCTCGTGACATGCCATGAGTACAACACCTTGTAATAGTTGGGCTTTCGAAGAGGATCTGAATTTCTTGCCTTGAAACGTAGAAGTTCTTCAACATCTTTTTGGAAACCAATGAAACCCAAAGAGTTCAGCCGACCGACTTCGTTCTTTTCGCACATTTCAGAAATGAGATGACCAAGGAAGTCGCGTTTCCTATCAATAACAATCAGTAAACGGCCTTTTGCTTTCAAAAATGATCACCTACATGTCCACAAAGGGCAAACTCGTAAGTACAGCATATGCTTCCTCGTACAAACTCAATTCCAAGTTTGCCATGAAGACCTTAGTCCACAGATCCCTGCTTGGCGGAGCATCTCCGGAGGCGGTATCGATCGCCAGCTGACCAAAGTTCGCAGCAGCTTTGGATATGCCCTGGGATTTGAAGATGTCGCAAACTTCGCTATAGTACGAACTGAGACCGTTGGGTCCGGATGTAAATGGTAAGATTGAGGCCAGAGACCCATCTTTACACCCAACAGCAGCCTTCTCTAAGTATTGCACGGCACCGTCCAGTACGCCAGCCTCGAGATACGCTCTTCCCTTGAGGTAAGCGATACCGGAAGATAGAGGGTACAAGTCAGAATATGCGCCTGCCAGAAGAGGGTGACCGTCGATGAAAATCGTGTTACCAAGTACAATGTCCGGGGACTGGGCCGCAATATCAATTTGATTACTTAATAAAAGATGGACCTGGTCCAAAACGTTCATAGCCGCTTGAAGCAAAACACTGAGCGTCATATCTAGGCCAGGAACTTCTGGCGCAAGTAATCGCGCAACAAGACAATGAAGAAGGGAGTACGCAGTCGTGAACTCATCAGTGTCGCGCTCATTatcttccatttccttAACCTTCAAACCTCCTAATGTGTCTGTTTGACCATCATCACCCAGCTTTCTCTTTGATTTGCCTGCCTTCTGGGTCTTGGTGGCCTGTTTCCTCTCTCCAGCTTCTTCCCCAGTTTGCCCAGCAACCCATTTCAGGACCCTGTAACGGTGATATGCCACCATTACACGGGTCAAAATTTCAATGAGCTCTTCAGATTTTTCGCTGTCATCTAATGGGTCAAAACTATCGGCAAGATAGAAAAGAGATGTGAAAAGCACATTTCGAGCAAGGGCGTAACGAGATTCGATAATCTGGGATAGGGTAGATGAGAGAAGAGCATTGCCAAGACCGGAAAAGCTCGAGGATGGCTCGCTGTTTGGTTCTGAACTGTTGAAGGCGAATGAACAGTCTTCCAATATTTCAACACATTGGACAAGACCCCGATTGACGGATGATGTCTCAGAGAGGATACGACGAATGTTCATTCTCTCGTCTTCTGTCAGAACAGGATCCAGGAAATCATCCCAGAGTGAACCGGCGACCAACTCGGGCGGGCCTTGCAGACCGGCGGCAAGCGTGTCATTGATGTTACGAATTAGGACATCCAATAATGATCCCATTGAAGGCACATCGCTCTCGTCGCTTTGAGCTTCTTGGGACTTCAACAAGCCCGCGATATACTCACCCGACATAGTGACGCTCAACACCGCAAGCCGAGCCTCAGACCCTCCCAATGAAGGGTAAACACGGCGCAAGGCACCTTCCGCCAAATTGAGAAACTGGTTCGCCTCAATCTCAGATTTGCCAAGGCGATCAACGACACCAGCAGCCTCTTCAGGGACGGGAACCGAAATACCTTCGCGGGTCAACACAAAGAGACTTTGGCCGATTGTAGAAGTGGAAACTGGCCATCGTGATTGCCTGTCAAGGTCTCGAACAATGGCCCATATACCGAGCCATTCAAGCTTGAGCTGTTTGCGATAGACATCAACGACGGGAGCACCTGTATCAGGGTTCACTTCAATCTCAAGTTGGCTGCCGACAATGGCGCCAAAGCGCTTCGAGAGAGATAATATGGGACCCGAAACTTGAGCTCGGTTGTTCTTTCGATTAAGTTGATAAGTGTAGTCTTCCAACGCAGTTTGGAGGGTCAATGTCGAGAATCGGCCAGGGTGGAAAAGATGTTGGATAAACGTCGCAGGGATATCACCATTGTCTTCGGGTTCGGCGGGATTGGGGGGGGTGGGTGGAAGAAGGTTGTCAAAATAGGCCGCATCGAATTGCTCAACATTAGAAGGAGCTACAACGACCTGCCAGTCGCTGAGAAGGGGTGGGTCGTTCGTCTCAATATAAGTAGTGAACTGGAAAACATCGTCTATCGTGACAACCTCACAAACGGAAGAGCCATCTCTATTCCATACTGTCCATAATCTCCATCCGCTGTCTACACCGTGAAGCTTAACAGGGGGTAGAATCTCCAATCCTCGTAATTCTGAGCCGGCAGATGCTGAAGAACAAAGTTTTTCCCCGGCAAAGGATAGATCGCTCACTCCGTAGCTATTTGTCGAAGCCCGGAACACTGCAAATGAACCAGCGGAGGACGCGCTTTGCCGAGtagagaagaaggcaacAACGAGATGCGAGTAGCGCGAGGAAGCAAATGGGTGGTGGACAACTCTGATCATGCTGTCTGAACCATCTTCGCTGTTAAAGGCTGAATTGTCCGATCCTCGCAGAATGACCGCTTGAGACGAAGACCGAATGTCAACGGTCCTTAGACATGTCCCTGTCTCCGCGTTCCATGCCCTTAACTTCCGATCTCGAGAAAGGGTGTAAATGATCCTGACCTGACCTTCCTTTACAAATTCCGAGAAGGAGACAATCTGTTCAGCAGAGTTGGCCGAGCGAGAAAATAATGATGGGAGTCGAAATTTTGAAGATGCTCTATAATGCGTGGCTTCCCAGTGCCCAGAGTCTAATAAAACCTGTCAGGCGGGGTTCAGATCAAACTCTGAAAACGCACCTGGAGAGTAGGTCCCTGACCTTGTCACTATGACGATCCCACCATCGCCCCCTCCTAAAACAACGGTCTCTCTGTTGAAGACTGTTGTTGCGCCGACACCTCCACATGCACCAATCAGATGTTCTGGTACTTCCCAATCCTCCAGCCACTCTTCGCCCTGGGTGGTAAATATGAATCTGTCGTCCGTCCCTCTTCTGAAAGTTCCCAACGGGAAGTTCAATCGATAAATGACATTTGCCTGAGATATGACTATGATGAAAAGGCGGTCCTCTTCGTTGGAAATTTGTATGAATCCAGGTGAAAGAGGTCTCAAAGGCTCTGGAAAGAATATTCTAATAACCTCTGACCCGGTGTCGACATTTTGACGCAGTTTGGCGACCGTAGGTCCGAATGGCCGAAGTTCGAGAACATACCCATTGAAGATATT contains the following coding sequences:
- a CDS encoding uncharacterized protein (Similar to TIGR gene model, INSD accession AAW42939.1) — its product is MATYVPHHLVHAHLPAPPSIPASIPELHVPVNESIPIPAEAYEEPLHPDHAVSVVHDTANNILARNIFNGYVLELRPFGPTVAKLRQNVDTGSEVIRIFFPEPLRPLSPGFIQISNEEDRLFIIVISQANVIYRLNFPLGTFRRGTDDRFIFTTQGEEWLEDWEVPEHLIGACGGVGATTVFNRETVVLGGGDGGIVIVTRSGTYSPDSGHWEATHYRASSKFRLPSLFSRSANSAEQIVSFSEFVKEGQVRIIYTLSRDRKLRAWNAETGTCLRTVDIRSSSQAVILRGSDNSAFNSEDGSDSMIRVVHHPFASSRYSHLVVAFFSTRQSASSAGSFAVFRASTNSYGVSDLSFAGEKLCSSASAGSELRGLEILPPVKLHGVDSGWRLWTVWNRDGSSVCEVVTIDDVFQFTTYIETNDPPLLSDWQVVVAPSNVEQFDAAYFDNLLPPTPPNPAEPEDNGDIPATFIQHLFHPGRFSTLTLQTALEDYTYQLNRKNNRAQVSGPILSLSKRFGAIVGSQLEIEVNPDTGAPVVDVYRKQLKLEWLGIWAIVRDLDRQSRWPVSTSTIGQSLFVLTREGISVPVPEEAAGVVDRLGKSEIEANQFLNLAEGALRRVYPSLGGSEARLAVLSVTMSGEYIAGLLKSQEAQSDESDVPSMGSLLDVLIRNINDTLAAGLQGPPELVAGSLWDDFLDPVLTEDERMNIRRILSETSSVNRGLVQCVEILEDCSFAFNSSEPNSEPSSSFSGLGNALLSSTLSQIIESRYALARNVLFTSLFYLADSFDPLDDSEKSEELIEILTRVMVAYHRYRVLKWVAGQTGEEAGERKQATKTQKAGKSKRKLGDDGQTDTLGGLKVKEMEDNERDTDEFTTAYSLLHCLVARLLAPEVPGLDMTLSVLLQAAMNVLDQVHLLLSNQIDIAAQSPDIVLGNTIFIDGHPLLAGAYSDLYPLSSGIAYLKGRAYLEAGVLDGAVQYLEKAAVGCKDGSLASILPFTSGPNGLSSYYSEVCDIFKSQGISKAAANFGQLAIDTASGDAPPSRDLWTKVFMANLELSLYEEAYAVLTSLPFVDMKRDFLGHLISEMCEKNEVGRLNSLGFIGFQKDVEELLRFKARNSDPLRKPNYYKVLYSWHVTRGDYRSAGEVMYLQGRRFAEGSSSKYPIFELSAMQARSYLAAINALSLIEKRNAWISVPGAPSKSLKGVKRRKMSSYIPEEEFTKGKSPVDIITLEDIEMEYTVVLSQLRISSHIPEMYDHSVAISPQEIVGLFVQRGMYDIAQSAASSLKVDMTDLFQSLASRCVELSRLQEHAGDISAAAFLQISPVTSRLQGPPATLALHYLRVALQRHDSSHTNWRYREAVADTLFQLNKDKRQGWNMPSWLVQWEMERNAEGWIGRALRWGWVSEALDWSIENLRQVTPPELLPKGKSNAVCLPYNLFDRVLAAARQGDEIEEALVQQKAKILRKEVSRRLEALESLDMK
- a CDS encoding Hypothetical protein (Similar to TIGR gene model, INSD accession AAW42943.1; CND01820), producing the protein MLRQTSIRLASTAAPTRAVLRSKAHFRPPQSQYNGLRAVRRTYATDVPPPSQPSGGSGGSNGPMFLVLAAIVGLGAGGYYYLKPVRDVAAITHQSIDSIKDNASSLGDLAGYAKSMLPPGAFALYSHLSKQEGGINGFLSSLKDKDLKEVLEELKKAGGDDVKRIVEKVQKKVDEAKGNVEKVDWKGLAQDLKGELPEGSQRVVDMLIGRIPDKADIENLVKKAKSIGDEQLKQFEEAANKVWQKVEQAKKDKKSQADALLSGLKEAAPADVDSLIKQLKDVAKKAGLPADTTEAWLKSKVEDGKLDADAFAKQVEGKLKTAAKFIPGEPKDLVQQVEQVSPSLAKLVSQALQQAGVSDEKGNKKV